Proteins co-encoded in one Alphaproteobacteria bacterium PA2 genomic window:
- a CDS encoding 30S ribosomal protein S19: MTRSVWKGPFVDGYLLKKADAALGSGRKDVIKTWSRRSTIMPQFVGLTFGVHNGQKHVPVLVSEDMVGMKLGEFAPTRYFPGHAADKKAKRK, translated from the coding sequence ATGACCCGTTCCGTCTGGAAAGGTCCGTTTGTCGACGGATACCTGCTCAAGAAGGCCGACGCCGCTCTCGGCTCCGGCCGCAAGGATGTGATCAAGACCTGGTCGCGCCGCTCCACCATCATGCCGCAATTCGTCGGTCTGACCTTCGGTGTCCACAATGGCCAGAAGCACGTTCCCGTGCTGGTCAGCGAAGACATGGTCGGCATGAAGCTCGGTGAGTTCGCGCCGACCCGGTACTTCCCCGGTCACGCCGCCGACAAGAAGGCGAAGAGAAAGTAG
- a CDS encoding 50S ribosomal protein L16: MLSPKKTKYRKQFKGKIHGIAKGGFTLNFGSYGLKSVEPERITARQIEAARRAITRQMKRQGRVWIRIFPDLPVTDKPAEVRMGKGKGAVEYWAARVHPGRIMFEIDGVPDDVAREALRLGAAKLPVKTRIVTRIDAVAEHA; this comes from the coding sequence ATGCTTTCGCCGAAGAAAACCAAGTACCGCAAGCAGTTCAAGGGCAAGATCCACGGGATCGCCAAGGGCGGTTTCACCCTGAATTTCGGGTCCTACGGGCTGAAGTCCGTCGAGCCTGAGCGCATCACTGCACGTCAAATCGAAGCGGCCCGCCGCGCGATCACCCGTCAGATGAAGCGTCAGGGCCGGGTCTGGATCCGGATCTTCCCGGACCTTCCCGTGACCGACAAGCCTGCCGAAGTCCGGATGGGTAAGGGCAAGGGCGCCGTGGAATACTGGGCCGCCCGGGTTCACCCTGGCCGGATCATGTTCGAAATCGACGGCGTGCCGGACGATGTGGCCCGTGAAGCCCTGCGCCTTGGCGCAGCCAAGCTTCCGGTGAAGACCCGCATCGTCACCCGCATCGACGCTGTCGCGGAGCACGCGTGA
- a CDS encoding 50S ribosomal protein L24 produces the protein MAAKIKKGDRVVVLAGKDKGRQGNILKVLPKESRVVVEGLNIAQRHTKPSQGDPQGGIKNKEAPLHVSNVALVDSNGKPTRVGFRVEGDKKVRVAKTTGEVING, from the coding sequence ATGGCTGCAAAGATCAAAAAAGGGGACCGCGTTGTGGTCCTGGCCGGTAAGGACAAGGGCCGTCAGGGCAACATCCTGAAGGTTCTGCCCAAGGAAAGCCGCGTCGTCGTGGAAGGCCTGAACATTGCTCAGCGCCACACCAAGCCGTCGCAGGGTGACCCCCAGGGCGGCATCAAGAACAAGGAAGCCCCGCTTCACGTCTCCAACGTGGCTCTGGTGGACTCCAACGGCAAGCCGACCCGCGTCGGCTTCCGGGTCGAGGGCGACAAGAAGGTTCGGGTCGCCAAGACGACCGGCGAGGTGATCAATGGCTGA
- a CDS encoding 50S ribosomal protein L22 yields MAKQAKARRLKPAEAMAKVTAVRISARKLNLVAQSIRGLKVQRALNELEFSHKRIAGDVRKALYSAISNAENNHNLDIDSLVVAEAFVGKNLIMKRFSARARGRASRIEKPFSEITIVVRELGEAA; encoded by the coding sequence ATGGCCAAGCAAGCAAAAGCGCGTCGGCTCAAGCCGGCCGAAGCGATGGCGAAGGTGACCGCGGTGCGTATCAGCGCCCGGAAGCTGAACCTGGTCGCCCAGTCGATCCGCGGCCTCAAGGTCCAGCGGGCCCTGAACGAGCTGGAATTCAGCCACAAGCGCATCGCTGGCGACGTCCGCAAGGCGTTGTATTCGGCGATCTCCAACGCTGAAAACAACCACAACCTCGACATCGACTCCCTGGTCGTGGCCGAGGCCTTCGTGGGCAAGAACCTGATCATGAAGCGTTTCTCGGCCCGCGCTCGCGGCCGTGCTTCCCGTATCGAAAAGCCGTTCAGCGAGATCACCATCGTGGTCCGCGAATTGGGTGAGGCCGCCTGA
- a CDS encoding 30S ribosomal protein S17: MPKRVLEGLVVSDKGDKTIIVKVERTFLHPVLKKTVRRSKKYHAHDEGNTFKAGEIARIVECAPKSKTKTWEVLPKGDSQQSS, from the coding sequence ATGCCGAAAAGAGTTCTCGAAGGCCTCGTCGTCTCCGATAAGGGCGACAAGACCATAATTGTGAAGGTGGAACGCACCTTCCTGCATCCGGTGCTGAAGAAGACCGTCCGTCGGTCGAAGAAGTACCACGCGCATGACGAAGGCAATACCTTCAAGGCCGGCGAGATCGCCCGCATTGTCGAGTGTGCGCCCAAGTCGAAAACCAAAACCTGGGAAGTCCTGCCTAAGGGCGACTCCCAACAGTCGTCATAA
- a CDS encoding 50S ribosomal protein L29, whose translation MKIDDIRGMTPDQLAESLLNLKKEQFNLRFQGATGQVEKTHRVSEVRKDIARIKTVLRAKQATA comes from the coding sequence ATGAAGATTGATGACATCCGGGGCATGACGCCCGACCAACTGGCCGAAAGCCTGCTGAACCTGAAGAAGGAGCAGTTCAACCTGCGCTTCCAGGGTGCGACGGGCCAGGTCGAGAAGACCCACCGCGTGAGCGAAGTCCGCAAGGACATTGCGCGGATCAAGACCGTCCTGCGCGCCAAGCAGGCTACGGCTTAA
- a CDS encoding 50S ribosomal protein L14 — MIQMQTNLEVADNSGARRVMCIKVLGGAGRRYAGVGDKIVVSVKEAIPRGRVKKGDVLQAIVVRTSSAIKRKDGSVIRFDKNAAVIVNKQSEPIGTRIFGPVPRELRAKNHMKIISLAPEVL; from the coding sequence ATGATCCAGATGCAGACCAACCTTGAAGTGGCCGACAACTCCGGTGCGCGTCGCGTCATGTGCATCAAGGTGCTGGGCGGTGCGGGGCGTCGTTACGCCGGCGTCGGCGACAAGATCGTCGTCTCCGTCAAGGAAGCCATTCCGCGCGGACGGGTGAAGAAGGGCGACGTCCTTCAGGCCATCGTCGTGCGCACGTCCTCGGCGATCAAGCGTAAGGACGGATCGGTGATCCGGTTCGACAAGAACGCCGCCGTCATTGTGAACAAGCAGAGCGAGCCGATCGGCACGCGGATCTTCGGCCCGGTTCCCCGCGAACTGCGCGCCAAGAACCACATGAAGATCATCTCCCTCGCCCCCGAGGTGCTGTGA
- a CDS encoding 30S ribosomal protein S3 encodes MGQKVNPVGLRLGINRTWDSRWFADGAEYGKLLHEDIAVRKNLKKRLYQAGVSRIIIERPHKKCRITIYAARPGVVIGKKGADIEKLRKDIAAMTDGEVHLNIVEIRKPEADAQLVAENIAQQLERRIAFRRAMKRSLQSAMRIGAKGMRIEVSGRLGGAEIARAESYHEGRVPRHTLRADIDYGFTEAKTTYGIIGVKVWVFKGEVLEHDPMALDKRLATESGPAGEGGGRERGDRPDRGPRRDRREQAGA; translated from the coding sequence ATGGGTCAAAAAGTCAATCCGGTCGGGCTTCGCCTCGGCATCAACCGCACCTGGGACAGCCGTTGGTTCGCCGACGGCGCCGAGTACGGCAAGCTGCTCCATGAAGACATCGCCGTCCGCAAGAACCTGAAGAAGCGTCTCTATCAGGCTGGCGTGTCGCGCATCATCATCGAGCGCCCGCACAAGAAGTGCCGCATCACCATCTATGCCGCCCGCCCTGGCGTGGTCATCGGCAAGAAGGGTGCGGACATTGAAAAGCTGCGCAAGGACATCGCCGCCATGACGGATGGCGAGGTTCACCTGAACATCGTCGAAATCCGCAAGCCGGAAGCTGACGCCCAGCTGGTCGCTGAAAACATCGCCCAGCAACTCGAGCGCCGGATCGCCTTCCGTCGCGCCATGAAGCGGTCGCTGCAAAGCGCCATGCGGATCGGCGCCAAGGGCATGCGTATCGAAGTTTCGGGTCGTCTCGGCGGTGCGGAAATCGCCCGGGCCGAATCCTATCACGAAGGCCGAGTGCCGCGTCACACCCTGCGCGCCGACATCGACTATGGCTTCACCGAAGCCAAGACGACCTACGGCATCATTGGCGTGAAGGTTTGGGTGTTCAAGGGCGAAGTCCTCGAGCATGACCCCATGGCCCTCGACAAGCGTCTCGCAACCGAATCCGGCCCGGCCGGTGAGGGCGGTGGACGTGAGCGCGGCGATCGTCCTGATCGCGGCCCGCGTCGTGACCGTCGCGAACAAGCTGGAGCGTAA